gcaactctgatatccttagcgcaatatcctctcttcttggcctgatacctgaaaccatggcccgaagccttctgtcgatccgTCGACTGATCTTCCggcgtgacgtccaatcttctgacatgtttttctccgacccaatatgattcttcctgctttaattgtctctccctgatcaaagcatcctgcgtcactcaaaaaatagatcaaatcataaacacttatcaattggttttatcatcaaaatccgagattcaacaatctccccctttttgatgatgacaatcaattgatgacgaagtttaaacaaactcccccaatcaatatgtcatattgatagaactcttggattcaaaaatccaagtaacatgttatcataaacttatatataacatcatacttctccctctttgtcatcaacaaaaaagagaagtgcaactatcaagtgtttgagatattagttcaaatcattgcataataaatataatcttcagttttatgcaagctagcaaaaatttggcaagtgctacatcatattagaatatgcaagctatcatgttttagatatgcaaggtagtaagatagcaagttctacaatatacaagctagcaaaaagtattttcatcattttagaaagtgtaagctagtaatatttcgaaagcaaatgcaagataggtttcttgcttttgagatgagcaaactaataagttttgcctctctttgcaatatgtacatttgtaatttttgcttctctttagatgtgcaagcaagctagcaagtttttctccttataatTTGTCAAATTTtacacacatgaaagttggcaagatttttgtatcttttgagatgagcaagctttttgcttcttgaagtatgcaagctaactagcaagctagcaaaattttctcctcctatgtcattgtcaaatagaagggaagaatacaatattgtaattattttccctttttatcaatctttacatatgagaacaataaatttgcattataaacataatctcatgttttatcattcaagctagcatatttttttttttgttctcttttgcaatgtgcaagctaataatctcctctttttttaacaataataattcaattatatcatgcaatatataaataataaattctcatttatatgcatcaacataatatcatgagtattttatgcataatttcatatcatcacataaagaatattaagaaaaattaattgggtgatgagataaacacttcatgaatataaggaattatacaTCAAAATCATATCCTGaaggataagatcatgtgaataccaaaagacatgattcatatagtaaatcttctattaaataaaatacccaaaaaaaataagagtacaaagaagagatcttgattaaaaaaaaaagcaagtaataaatccaagaacacacaagaaaaatcatgattcatttagaaaatctcctcttaagaaaataccaagtagaatcgtaggagaacgattaataaaaaaatatttattcataataaatcttaatttataaatattaagtaattaagatcatgatttagataaaaatttattcaaatttaaatcatcaaatcatcaaaatcactttcgtacttcaagagattcaaaagaaaatagatttatcaatctcttattcaaaacttgataagatagagagaaaaaaaatttcgagaaaaatattttcctctttatagttgtttcaattcatgtgatttatttcatatgagcctgcctttgtcatttatactaaacaaaaatatgtataatttttaaaataaaaaatgtcactttcattacggtaaaaattgataatccataaatcataaaaatcatcatgcataatttcaaaagataaactaattaagcatgatctcaaatcatcattacattttcattaagacatcaagcatggtttcaatcaaaattgaaaatcatcaagatacacattatgtcttcttgaaaaacatacataggattattattggatttaaatctaatattttattcctttatcacaaagcatgtaatttttattattattttcaaaattactagcatgatcataatttttatatttttattatattattaaacatgtaatttttaagaaaaataatttttgtaaacaaaattaaaagtaactcatgaaaagcatcatgtaattttgaaataaactaaggagattttgattacctcatcgtcgaaagccgttaaggcgtagtttgccacctcgcctttgttaattttctcctcgtcATTCGAtgtgctcgattcatcccaaattgCTTCCTTCttattgcgttcatagcaagtagttgcattctttttaagtttaattttcttctttaattcgtgttttaagaattttttaagcttgagAAGTTCAGggctatcatcatcatcacttgagtcattactcaagtggtattctattgttcgaagtgtcaaatccttcatgttctttggaaggttgttcttgagttcttcacgtgcattgcacgtcatttcataggttatcaaagaccctataagtttttcaattggaaaatggttcaaatcttttgattcttgtattgctgttacttttgattccctataagtctgacactaacactgcactaggtggtaccaccacccagtctggcgataccaccgcctgacatagtctcagagattgtgccatgacggtgatagcagataagatttcctcaactacataTGGATATCTCTCTactttgttgagggaaatcctctaatctgttaagagaaatCCTCCTTCCTaacttatataaataggagagggaaatgtgaatacaatcaagcttcttcagtgatttcttttctatctcttttctaacatggtatcaaagCATTCTCCCTTGTGAATGTAGGCAGCTctaccgaagccttctgttgctcTTCTGGGTGTCAGTGTGGAAGTCGGAAGGACTGGTGTTGACTTCCTCCACTGCAGAAGACCGGTGATTCCTCTcccgccacctcctcctctttcttgttCGGTTGGAAAGGGTAGTGTcattgcttacctctcctccggtGCCTATGGGCTTCTTCTCCCACCTCTCTAACTCCGTCACTCGCTGCCTCTCGGAGCACCATAGCTGGTTTGAACTTGTTGACTGCTCGGCCACCTCTCGCCCTTGCAAGAACCTTGCTTACGTTGCCATGGTGGCCGCCATCCTCGCAACTACTCCCCGACCAACAATCTCTCCTCCTCGTTCCCGTATCTCGCTCAAGCGAGAAGTGCCATTGTTGCCATCCTTGCCGCACAGCCATCACTGCTTTCTTGCGATAGCAGGAATGATTATAGTTCTTACAGCAGCAGCCGCAGCAATCTGTAGCTGTAGCAGCAACTACTCTTCTCACTCGCTGTAGCAGGAGCTTCTGCAACAGCAGCCGTAGCAATCTGCAATTGTAGAGCAGCTACTCTTCTCACTCATTTCCTCCCCCACTTCCTCCATCTACCGTGAAACActacagtaaaaaaaaaaaaaggaggctaGGATGTCTtcgttattttttttttatatttcaattcctatttctgcagggactcaCAGTTCTtctcctacagggcttatctccatcaatgcagcCATACTAAtacctttcaagttatcaaagggtggcaactatgcatcctaACGGGcttaattttctaatctcttatttggatacgacttgctaggttacgttgatggctcctTCAATTGTCCGCCAGCCATGCTGTACCTAATCTAGCTCACAAACTATGGttgcgtcaagatcgtctcatcactCTATTGATTTCTACATATGTGACTGCTGTCGATGCATGgtgaatcattcgcgtactcgcaagctcagtcttctattcaAGCTGATAGTgaccaaacaagagggaagtactatcactgattatctacaaaatatcaaagttatcatcgatgacttagcattgataggtcattccctatgtgacggggagatcatcatccataccctaaatggtcttGGAGACGACTATAAGGAGTTGGCGGTTGCAATTCGAGCACGCGACTCACCAAtctcctttgaagaactctatgacaagttgattgactatgagatatatttgaagcgtgcggacaaactgcccaGACCGTctttcacagctcaagtcagtgataagtctaagaggaagaacacttAGTACCCTCCAAACATCACCAAAAGTATTCTTGATCCTATGGGTCCCATGCAACATCCCCCTTATCCTCCTAACTTCTCgtaaagtggcaactccaatactCGTCCACCTTGGTATCCTGCACCTTCAAGCCACTAATGATGGATCGTCTGCTAGTTGTGTAATAAAATCGGACACTCCACTAAAGTTTATCGGTCTCGACCTTGTCTTCCTGCTCTGTCACACTGGCCTCAGGTAAATCTCCTCACTACTCCGACGACTAGCCAACCCAATTGAATTGTGGACTCTGGTGCCTCCCATCATATCACCTTTGATCTTCAGAATCTGTCTCTCCACAATCCCTATTGTGGcaatgaagacatcatcatcgtCAGCTCCACAAATAGAGGAAACATTTACGAATGGCCAtcagctccacaaataacccagcccactattCATTCTTCTATTGCGGCTCTAGTTGATATGTGGCATCGTCGACTTAGTCATCGCTCGTCCCTTATTCAGCACAAATTACTTTCTAGTTTCTCTCTTCCTATTTCTAAATCGCATAGTTCTATAATGCATTGTGATGTatatcttagtaataaaagtcatcgataaccatttggctcatcttccatttccacctctaaaccatttgaaattatttatacagatgtttggggccctgccccaatcctATATTTTGGTAAATTcatattttatgtcatttttatagaTCACTTCACTAAATACACATGATTATATCCTCTTCATCATAAATTTGACGTTTCGATCGTCTTTCTCACTTTTTGAAAGTTAGTCGAAAACTACTTTTAGTCTACCATCAAAATGGTTTACTCTAatggtggtggtgaatatcaagccctggcgtcttatctctcagcttgtgatatccaacacctcaagtctcccccgcatactcctcaacttgttggctCCGTCGAATGCAAACATCagtatatagtagaaactgggctcacacttctccatcaggcttccatgccttcaaacttttggaTGGCAACCTTTCATACtgccgtctaccttattaatagaatgcctatGCTAGTCCTATAATACCAATCCCCCTTTGactcactatttcacaaaccctcaaaccttcgtaaactcaaagtatttggttatctatgttatccatggttgcgtccctatgcctctcataagttaacatcatgatctaatccttgcgtttttataggttactctcttgaacataatgctttttgctgctataatctccatactcacaaaatttttatatcgcatcacgttatttttgttgagtctgtCTTTTCTTTTCACAACCATACCTCTCCTACTATGCAGACCACTTCATTAACCATTTCTCATTGGGGTATACCTCCGATCCAATCGGACAagcctcccatgacatcgtcCAGTTCTTCCTCTCATGATCCACACTATTCCACTCCTCTGGTTTAGCATTTGCCCATTCCTACTCCACTTCTCTCTTCTCCGACTATTGGAGTACTTGGTTCAGGATCACAATtgttatctttacctccttcttggTCAAGTGACCCTAACGTACCGCCACCTAACCCAGCctgtgtcaatgactctcaaccACTTCTTCCAACAACATAGCCTCACGGTCTCGtagtctccaaccatcctatgaccacacactctaagagtggtattttcaaacatcGTCATGTCCTTGATCTTCATGCTATCGTAAATTCCTCATCCAtcaccgttgaacccaccaccttcacttaaGCTCAAAAATCTCTACATTGATGTACcgccatgtgtgaggaatataatgccctcctccataactcaacatgagatctagtaccctttcatcatgtacaaaacatcatcgggtgtaagtgggttttTTGAGTTAAGTGGAACCCCGATGGCTTTATTGCCTGATATAAGGCATACCTCAtcaccaaagggtttcatcaataaCCTGGAGTTAATTTCACTGAGACATTTAGTCTCCTTGTTAAGCCCACTACAATCAGACTTATCCTGAGTCTCGCCACCACTAAGGGCTGACAATTACgctaattggatgttaataatgtcttttcacaagggaatctaattgaagatatttttatgcaacaacctcccagTTTCACTCATCCTTAGTATccaaggcatgtctgcaaacttcgaaaaactatttatggacttcgtcaagctccaagagcttagtaCACTGAATTTGGCTCTTTTTTTACTTCAGTTGACTATCTCAACTCTAAATTTGATTCCTCATTATTTTTTAGACAATACTATAGCGATACAATATATATTTTGGTCTATGTGGATGATATCATTATCATAGGCAACAACCCCGTAGAAATCCAAACATTCATCAAACAGTTGGCAAATCGATTCTCactcaaagatctaggaccccTGAACTACTTTCTGTGTGTAGAGGCCACATTCACATCTTCCGACCTCTTTCTATCATAAAGAAagaacattcaagatttattatccaaaACAAACATGTAGGATGCAAATGTGGTTATAACTCCTCTATCTGCCagtggctctctcaaattatctgatggaagtcctactacgaaaaccactcaataccgacaagtcgtTGGTTCCctatagtacttagctctcacccgtccCGACATCTCATTTGTagttaacaaattatcacagtttatgtagAGGtcgtctactatgcattggtttgCAATCAAACGAGTccaacgatatcttaaagggactctcaatcatggtgtctttcttcgtaaatactctccacttcagcttcatgcctttatcgatgctgattgggtaggcaactttgatgatcgaacatccacatcgtggtatattatcttccttggcactaatccaatcaattggagttctaagaagtaaaagacaGTTACacagtctacaactgaagctgaatatagtGCCATCGCCATTGCCACTGTAGAACTCAATTgagtcacaaatctgctcaaagaACTAAACATTaactctactcctacaatatattatgacaatgttggagctacctatttgtgcgctaatccggtgttccactcctgtatgaaacatattgctatcgacttccattttgtgcgagatcaagttatcCGCTGTCAACTATGAGTTTCTTATGTCCATTCGGTTGATCAGTTAGTCgagtcactcacaaagcctctcgctcgccactttttgcattacatcggtccaagattggcatctttgataggagcaccatcttgcgggggcatgatagcagataagatttcctcaactacatgTGGATatctctttattctgttgagggaaatcctctaatctgttgagggaaatcttcCGTCAACAGTGCcaccttgggtcactgtttgggcctttttactTGCCCCAACACAAtctttacatgggcccaactgacccctaattgggttggcccaattccaatctcaattatgtgctaactacgaattctaaggcatacgctaagctaaataagtccgataagtctaggttttttccagcgatcttccgacgatctctcggcaatgttctagcggactcctgataagctcttagacttcacgtcgatcttcttggagagtttcgacgagcttctttggcaagctcttggacttctcgatcagttccggcaaaacttcgatgaacgttcgaacttccgacgaactctcgaactcccaacgaaattgcgttcttgactccaagacttcattttgctttatgccttgctatcgttgttaatcctgcacacataaaacatacttcgatccagacaattattactaagcataaatcatgttgtttggtatgtcattggtctatcgatgcttcatctgattcttcggcgcatcgtcttctcttgtggcctattgcccaattggtcagttgaccttcgcaactccgatattcttagtgcaatatccgctcttcttggcccgatgcccgaaaccatggcccgaaggcttctgtcgatacgtcgatcgatcttccGGTGTGACGtccgatcttctgacatgtttttctccggcccaacatgattcttcctactttaattgtctctccttgatcgaagcatcatacgtcactcgaaacacaaatcaaatcataaacacttatcaattagtttcatcatcaaaatctaatattcaacaAGTAAGAATAAAAGTGAGTCTAAGAAAGATATAATAATATGCTGAGTACAAAAAGCTATGACACTTTAAAAATGAGTATTTACAATTAAAAAAGAAGTCAACAAAAACGAAAGTATTCAAAGCAACGTGAGATGAATTAACTGGGTTAAAAGTGGAAGAGCAAATAAATGAAGAAGAAGTGACAAATTATGTCTTAATGGCTTTCGATAATGAGGTATTTGAGTCTCCCAAAACTTTCTTATCGTAAGAAGAATTACTTAaagcatttcatgatttatatgatgaactcaaaaaaaaaggataagaaaTATAATTCACTGAAAAGGGATCATGCATTACTTACTAatgaatttaataaattaaaaattatgcataacaaATATATATTAACATCTTGTACTCTTTGCTCTAAAtgtaaaaatttaaaatcatctaatattgaacttaaaaaagagttatttcaaaaatcaaatactttaaaaatataaaaacctaATTATCATTAATGAGATATTAGAACATTACTCAGGAGAATCAATTAATAGTAATAATATAATAGATActcttaaaaaggaaaaaaatgtttctacgataaatattagaaaattttaaatttgaaaataaatcatTTGATATGATTCTTGTTAAACaagattatatattaaaaaaaatattagtttcaCAAATAGTAGTACACATAAAAAACTAACTAAATTTATAAAATGACCACACTTAAATATAACTTTtggaaaaattttaatcattatgctTACACATGCTCTTCTAAGAAATATAATCATAAATTAGTTAAGATTCCTAAATGAACCATGaatgatttaaaaccaaaagacaaaATAGATAGATGTAAGCATAAAAGACCCAGAATTAAACGAGTACTTAAAACAAATCACTCTTTCGTATATCTCTAAACAAAAACTAAAAGCAAAAGATGATATCTTAATAGTGGATACTTAAAACACATAATTGAAGATCTTATAAATTTCTTAAAACTCATTAATtgagatgaaaaatatattacgttaaaaaataataatgaataaaaaatcattaatattaaaaatattaataacaaatTGAATCTCTtgattgatgatatattttttatagataatttaaaacataacttaataagtattagtataagaaaaataatattaaatttaaatctgaTGCCACCTCAACAGATAGGACATCTTTTCGAAAGTCTACCAATCAAAACCATTATACCATGGTTTTCTCTACTCGAGCATCTTTGAGCTTTTGTCTAAGGGGGTTAGAGGGCACGGACCTTTAGGCTCCTTTGGAGACAACCATCCTTTGTCTGATGTATCACTTCAATACAACTATAGAGAGTTCACTGACCTGTAAGCTTCAGTTGCATGtaggttttttttccttttgaggcTTTCTGCAACTTTACTGACCATTCAGTAATATCAAATGAATCAGTATTTAGGACGATAGTAGCTAGACAACACCCAGAAAAGTGATATGCGTGTAGCAACATTGAAACTGGAACATGAAACTAGAGTTCAGAAACAACCAAAGAGCCAAACCTTCAGAACTATACATAAGCAAAACCCCTGCACATGCTCTCAGGCCTAAAACACACCGTCAGATCATACAACAAGAGAAGCTAGTAAAGATAGTATCAGATCAGACAGGCTTCTCGCCTGGGAGATAAGATGGGGAGCCACCATCAACCTGGCTCTTCTTCCTATGGAATATGCCACTGAGGTTTGGCAGAAGTGCCTTTTTTGAAACCGTTGATCTAACAACCTTCCGATTCTCTTCATTCTTCTCTGCGGTTTTCACACTCTGAACCATGGGTCTTGGCGGCAATGCTTCTGTTGACATTTGTGTCTCGGCCAGTATCCTTGAGGCAGTCTCAGCAGCCCTCTTCTGTTCCTTCTCCCGCCACCTCCTCATCTCTCCTTCAACAGCTTTCTTAGCAGCCTCGGCCATTTCAGCCCTCTTCAGTGCCTCCTCCGTTGCTGTCTCCATATCCTCCATCTCCTTCCGAGCTGCCTCAAGTTTCTTGATTGCCTCATTCTCACTGGCCCTCACAGCCTCTACCTGAGCTATGGCAGCAGCAACCTTCATCTCTGTCAGCTTCTCAGACTCCACAACCTTTCGGGTCAGTGACTCGTATTCTTCTTTTGAGATTGTTATGTTGGCCCCAGACTCAGAAGTCGATGCACGAGCAACATTTGCTTTCTCAAAAAGTTCCTTGGTAAGTTCAAGGGCTCTTGCCTCTGCTGCTTTTGCTTCCTCTGCATCCTTCAAAGCAACCTGCAACTTTTTCTCTGCTTCATCTAAGGTGGTTCGGGCTGCCTCTGCTTCACCTCTTAGCTCTTCAGcacttttcttcatttcttctgcTTCCTGCAATGCGTTCTGAGATTCAGATGATAGCTGATGAAGGGCTGACACTAGATCATCAGATGCTGAAGTTGCCTTGGATTCTGCAACTATGGCTGCCTCAAGCTCAGCTTTGCATTTCTGAAGTTTGACGTGAAGGTTACTGACAACAGATTCAGTTTCTGCATCCTTCTCTTTGAGCTCTGTGTGCTCTTTCTTTACAGCTTCTAACTCAAGCTTCAGGGACTCAACCAAACTCCTGAGCGAACTCTCTTCTTCAGCAAGTTTCTGCAGCATCTCTTTAGCACCATCAAGCTCAGCAGTCACTGTTGTAACAAACTCCACATCTGAAGTCTGGGCATCTTCTATTTCCTTCTGCACGGCTCCAATCTTAGCAGTTGTCTCTGCCAGCTTGGCCTCAAGGTTCTTATGAACTTCAGGATCAAACTCTTTCTTCAAAGAAGCCAATTTCTTTTCAGTATCTTCTAGAGCTTGTTTGTAAGACTGTTTGGCAGCATCTTTCTCGATGCGAATCTTTGATTCTTCTTGACGGGCTTGATCAGTGGCAAGCTTCACATGCATAAGTGATTCCTGAGCAGCTGAAATCTCCTCCGACAGCTGTGCGACCTTCTCAGTGTTGCCATCATGTAGCTGCTTTGCTTCAGCTTCCTGCTCGATGGCAGTGAGCTTTGACTCCATTGATATCTCAAAATCCTTCTTGATCCTTCTAAgttcctgttttgcagcatcaagCTCCGTGATGGCAACTGCATACTGCTCCCTTGCATTGTCAAATTCCTGTTCCCAGACACCACCCTGACGAGTATTTTCAACAGAGCTCACATCTTCAAGTTTCTTTGTTTGAGTCTCTGCAGCTTCAGTAGCTTTTAGAGCCAATTCCTTCAACTCATTTATAGAATTCAGTTTGTTGGTCAGTTCCTCAACAGTTCTTTTAGCCCACTCTAACTCACCAAGTGCTTGGATCCTAGTTGTTTCAGCATTAGTAAGCTGTTCCTTGTACTTGTTAAGCTCCTTTTTAGCCAAGTGAAGCTGTGTCTCCTTAGCTAAAGCCCTCTGTTAAAAGAGAGAGAAGTTTGGAGCATATGCTTTGTGATATAATTGATTGATCAAAGTGCAGAAAACAGACTAGCACTGACCCATATGAAaccaatataaaaagaaaaaacaacttaTTTATGTTGAACATACAAAAAATGAAATGACCAATAGAGCACTTCATAACACATTAAATTATGACTCAATGAGGGAATCCAATTGCCGCACTTTCTTAATCCATAAATCAGGTACTTTTAAATTCATGACACTGAAAatgtattatttttttaagaaatattgAACCACATATTAAGTGTCCTGAGATAAAAGCCAAAAGCTATTGAATAGAAGTTTTTGCAGGTCCATTACATGAAAAGAAATCAACAGTTATGATATAACCCCCTATAGATGATGTAGATTTCTTGCATATGTTTGGACAGGATCCCAAAAAGAAATATAGAACAACTACATTATTATTTCCATGGGTAATTGTTTGCTTTAAATGAAGAAGTAGCAAGCCAA
The DNA window shown above is from Musa acuminata AAA Group cultivar baxijiao chromosome BXJ2-4, Cavendish_Baxijiao_AAA, whole genome shotgun sequence and carries:
- the LOC135610220 gene encoding WEB family protein At5g55860-like, translating into MGTNTQQNSVDSPKTPKAEIDTRAPFESVKAAVSLFGEVAFTSDRATVRKPKPPPIERALAKETQLHLAKKELNKYKEQLTNAETTRIQALGELEWAKRTVEELTNKLNSINELKELALKATEAAETQTKKLEDVSSVENTRQGGVWEQEFDNAREQYAVAITELDAAKQELRRIKKDFEISMESKLTAIEQEAEAKQLHDGNTEKVAQLSEEISAAQESLMHVKLATDQARQEESKIRIEKDAAKQSYKQALEDTEKKLASLKKEFDPEVHKNLEAKLAETTAKIGAVQKEIEDAQTSDVEFVTTVTAELDGAKEMLQKLAEEESSLRSLVESLKLELEAVKKEHTELKEKDAETESVVSNLHVKLQKCKAELEAAIVAESKATSASDDLVSALHQLSSESQNALQEAEEMKKSAEELRGEAEAARTTLDEAEKKLQVALKDAEEAKAAEARALELTKELFEKANVARASTSESGANITISKEEYESLTRKVVESEKLTEMKVAAAIAQVEAVRASENEAIKKLEAARKEMEDMETATEEALKRAEMAEAAKKAVEGEMRRWREKEQKRAAETASRILAETQMSTEALPPRPMVQSVKTAEKNEENRKVVRSTVSKKALLPNLSGIFHRKKSQVDGGSPSYLPGEKPV